Proteins from a genomic interval of Nostoc sp. TCL240-02:
- a CDS encoding DEAD/DEAH box helicase, translated as MNFSTLGLSNEIIRAVTERGYTEPTPIQIQSIPAVLSGSDLLAGAQTGTGKTASFTLPLLHRLSSQKNVKVTSNGYRPIRALILTPTRELAAQVEESVREYGKYLQLNSMVMFGGVGINLQKQRLKNRVDILVATPGRLLDHVQQGTLNLSHIEILVLDEADRMLDMGFIHDIRRILALLPKQRQNLLFFATFSDKIKALAAGLLNNPKMIEVARRNVTAETIAQKIYQVDRDKKRQLLSHLIRRDNWYQVLVFTRTKYGADRLVKQLGEDRIQALAIHGNKSQPVRTNALAKFKNGSLQVLVATDIAARGLDISELPHVVNFDLPNVPEDYVHRIGRTGRAGASGEAVSLVCVDEYSLLTDIEKLIEQRLPREVVAGFGPNPDTTAEPIPNGRQHRPKSGGEKRSPRTPKPLQRTSAKRKAAPPATNGEKPGARSSASRRSK; from the coding sequence ATGAATTTTTCTACTCTCGGCTTGTCCAATGAAATTATCCGTGCGGTTACAGAGCGAGGCTACACCGAACCTACGCCAATTCAGATACAGTCGATTCCTGCCGTCTTATCGGGTAGCGATTTACTAGCTGGGGCACAAACTGGCACTGGAAAAACCGCTAGTTTTACCCTACCGCTTTTACATCGGTTATCGTCCCAGAAGAACGTCAAAGTTACATCTAATGGATATCGCCCGATCCGGGCACTGATTCTCACCCCAACTCGTGAACTCGCCGCCCAAGTGGAAGAAAGCGTGCGCGAGTACGGCAAATACTTGCAGCTAAACTCGATGGTGATGTTTGGCGGAGTCGGTATTAATCTGCAAAAACAGCGTTTGAAGAACCGAGTGGATATATTGGTGGCTACTCCAGGGCGACTGCTGGATCACGTACAGCAGGGCACGCTGAACCTGTCACATATTGAGATTTTGGTTCTAGATGAAGCAGATCGGATGCTGGACATGGGCTTTATCCATGATATCCGCCGCATCCTTGCACTTTTGCCCAAACAGCGACAAAATTTGTTATTCTTCGCTACTTTTTCGGACAAAATTAAAGCACTAGCCGCCGGACTACTCAATAACCCGAAGATGATTGAGGTGGCACGCCGCAACGTCACCGCCGAGACAATCGCCCAAAAAATTTACCAAGTAGACCGTGACAAGAAACGCCAATTACTTTCTCACCTGATTCGGCGAGATAATTGGTATCAAGTGCTAGTGTTTACTCGTACTAAGTATGGCGCTGACCGTTTAGTTAAGCAGTTGGGTGAAGACCGCATTCAAGCATTGGCAATCCACGGTAATAAGAGCCAACCGGTGCGTACCAATGCTCTGGCAAAGTTCAAGAATGGTAGCTTACAGGTATTGGTGGCGACAGACATTGCTGCTAGAGGTCTTGACATCAGCGAACTACCCCATGTAGTCAACTTCGATCTACCTAATGTACCGGAAGATTATGTTCATCGCATTGGGCGAACTGGTCGTGCTGGTGCGTCAGGTGAAGCCGTATCGCTGGTGTGCGTCGATGAATACAGTCTATTGACAGATATCGAGAAACTGATTGAGCAGCGTTTGCCAAGGGAAGTAGTGGCTGGCTTTGGCCCTAACCCTGATACAACGGCCGAACCAATCCCCAATGGACGACAACACAGACCCAAATCTGGAGGTGAAAAGCGATCACCTCGGACTCCTAAACCGTTACAACGGACATCAGCTAAACGTAAAGCAGCGCCACCCGCGACTAATGGCGAGAAGCCTGGGGCTCGTTCGTCCGCATCGCGCCGTTCTAAGTAG
- a CDS encoding DUF790 family protein, whose amino-acid sequence MLPTDLLMHRQNGEEIIPKRLKIDQKTSELAIELINYFQSAVGKTQGVLERQLTDFEGDSTDYRVKRGLAYILKSSFCTFEVVSPLEPQMLRERVFSLAAKSVSSRESTQATLSKIADELTQELEREVLLEQVRNGLYADLSENKILTVFDAPTAPDLLNRYNLSQVQGVFYKASKLVLNAHRNVPGEYKLLFRYLKLFQLMAYIEGDADHGFTITIDGPTSLFNPSTRYGLAIAKLIPALLHVTKWSLASILQTRDAYTNTWKTGRFTLNSECGLVSHYPPGKPYDSMLEASFADKWDALKSGWALEREVDLIPIPGSVMIPDFRLVHSDGRTFLLEIVGYWRPEYLQKKFSQVRRAGRDDLILAISERLNLEKAGVKLNDVPARIVWFKDKLLPKAVLAVID is encoded by the coding sequence ATGTTACCGACAGACTTACTGATGCATCGCCAAAACGGAGAGGAGATCATTCCGAAGAGACTGAAGATTGATCAAAAAACTTCGGAGTTGGCGATTGAGTTAATTAATTATTTTCAATCAGCAGTGGGGAAGACTCAGGGTGTGCTTGAGCGACAACTGACTGATTTTGAAGGAGATTCTACAGATTATCGGGTAAAGCGGGGGTTAGCTTATATTCTCAAAAGCAGTTTTTGCACTTTTGAGGTGGTTAGTCCTTTGGAACCACAAATGTTAAGAGAACGGGTGTTTTCGTTGGCTGCAAAGTCTGTTTCTAGTCGAGAATCAACCCAAGCTACTCTGAGTAAAATTGCTGATGAGTTAACTCAAGAACTTGAACGCGAAGTTTTATTGGAACAGGTTCGGAATGGATTATATGCTGATTTATCTGAAAATAAAATTTTGACAGTATTTGATGCACCAACAGCCCCAGATTTGTTAAATAGATATAACTTATCTCAGGTGCAGGGTGTGTTTTATAAGGCCAGTAAACTGGTGTTAAATGCTCATCGGAATGTTCCGGGGGAATATAAGCTGTTATTTCGCTATCTGAAGTTGTTTCAATTGATGGCTTATATTGAGGGTGATGCTGATCACGGGTTTACGATTACGATAGATGGGCCGACGAGTCTGTTTAATCCTAGTACGCGATATGGGTTAGCGATCGCTAAACTTATTCCCGCTTTACTCCACGTTACGAAATGGAGTCTTGCTTCTATTCTCCAAACCCGCGATGCTTATACAAATACTTGGAAGACTGGACGTTTCACCCTGAATTCAGAATGTGGTTTAGTATCCCATTATCCACCAGGGAAACCCTACGATAGTATGCTAGAAGCATCTTTTGCTGATAAGTGGGATGCTTTGAAAAGTGGTTGGGCATTAGAGCGAGAAGTTGATTTAATCCCAATTCCTGGTAGTGTGATGATTCCCGATTTTCGCTTAGTGCATTCTGATGGACGCACCTTCTTATTAGAAATTGTTGGTTACTGGCGACCAGAATATTTACAAAAGAAATTTTCTCAGGTGCGGCGGGCTGGACGTGATGACTTAATTTTGGCAATTTCCGAGCGACTTAATTTAGAAAAGGCGGGAGTAAAATTAAATGATGTCCCCGCCAGAATTGTTTGGTTTAAAGATAAGTTGTTGCCAAAAGCTGTCTTAGCTGTAATAGATTGA
- a CDS encoding DEAD/DEAH box helicase family protein has product MARTPTLNFDRGTLILHPPPRGKGWMDYATWDDRVEKFRIPAIRYRSLVEALQAEEVNFIDEAKQFYPVDLVPTLEMEPYAHQTEALAAWKLAGRQGVVVLPTAAGKTYLAQMAMQSTPRTTLIVVPTLDLMHQWYAHLVAAFPDAEVGLLGGGSRDRTAILVATYDSAAIHAETLGNQYALIVFDECHHLPTDFNRVIAEYAIAPYRLGLSATPERTDGKHADLNILIGEEVYRKRAEDLAGKALAEHEIVQIKVKLSQLERERYNQLIQTRNDFLKQSKISLGSLQGWQMFVQMSARSQSGRRAMLAHREAKDIALGTDGKLRILINLLAEHYPARILIFTADNATVYRISQELLIPAITHQTPVKERHEILTKFREGKYNTLVASHVLNEGVDVPAATVAIILSGTGSAREYTQRLGRILRKGNIENKQAILYEVVAEDTSEEGTSARRRGERRDEPQRRGGRREEEEKKGKLEVVYGSGKERSLKAAEQLEINYSTGSSKSKIQNSDVTDRLTDASPKRRGDHSEETED; this is encoded by the coding sequence ATGGCTCGTACCCCTACACTAAATTTTGATCGTGGCACATTAATTTTGCATCCACCACCACGCGGCAAAGGTTGGATGGATTATGCTACGTGGGATGATAGAGTTGAAAAATTCCGCATTCCAGCAATTAGATACCGATCGCTAGTAGAAGCACTACAAGCGGAAGAAGTGAATTTTATCGATGAGGCCAAGCAATTTTATCCTGTAGATTTGGTTCCCACTTTGGAAATGGAACCCTATGCCCACCAGACTGAGGCGCTAGCGGCTTGGAAACTGGCGGGTAGGCAGGGAGTAGTTGTGCTGCCCACGGCGGCGGGAAAGACTTATTTAGCGCAAATGGCGATGCAATCAACGCCACGCACGACGCTGATTGTAGTGCCAACTTTAGATTTAATGCATCAGTGGTATGCACACTTAGTAGCAGCTTTCCCCGATGCTGAGGTGGGATTGCTGGGAGGTGGTTCGCGGGATAGAACAGCTATCTTAGTCGCAACTTATGATAGTGCAGCAATTCACGCCGAAACCTTGGGAAATCAATATGCGTTGATTGTTTTTGATGAATGTCACCATTTACCGACAGATTTTAATCGGGTTATCGCTGAATATGCGATCGCACCTTATCGTCTGGGACTCTCTGCTACGCCAGAACGCACTGATGGTAAACACGCTGATTTAAATATTCTGATTGGTGAAGAAGTATATCGCAAACGCGCCGAAGATTTGGCGGGGAAGGCGTTAGCAGAACATGAAATTGTCCAAATTAAGGTAAAGTTATCGCAACTTGAGCGAGAAAGATACAATCAACTCATTCAAACCCGCAACGACTTTTTGAAGCAATCAAAGATTTCTTTGGGGAGTCTACAAGGTTGGCAAATGTTCGTGCAAATGAGTGCTAGATCGCAATCTGGACGTAGGGCGATGTTAGCGCATCGGGAAGCGAAAGATATCGCTTTGGGGACTGATGGGAAGTTGCGAATTTTGATTAATTTATTGGCAGAACATTATCCAGCAAGAATTTTAATTTTTACTGCTGATAACGCAACAGTTTATCGCATTTCTCAAGAGTTGCTAATTCCGGCAATTACTCATCAAACTCCTGTGAAGGAACGGCATGAGATATTAACCAAGTTTCGAGAGGGTAAATATAATACTTTGGTTGCTTCTCATGTGTTGAATGAAGGCGTTGATGTACCTGCGGCAACTGTTGCGATTATTTTATCGGGGACGGGTTCGGCTAGGGAGTATACTCAGCGATTGGGGAGGATTTTACGGAAGGGGAATATTGAGAATAAGCAGGCGATTTTGTATGAGGTGGTGGCGGAGGATACGAGTGAAGAGGGGACTTCGGCTAGGCGGAGAGGGGAGAGGAGAGACGAACCGCAGAGGCGCGGAGGACGCAGAGAGGAAGAGGAGAAGAAGGGGAAGTTAGAGGTTGTGTATGGGAGTGGGAAGGAAAGGAGTTTGAAGGCTGCGGAACAGTTAGAAATTAATTATTCAACGGGAAGTTCTAAATCTAAAATCCAAAATTCAGATGTTACCGACAGACTTACTGATGCATCGCCAAAACGGAGAGGAGATCATTCCGAAGAGACTGAAGATTGA
- a CDS encoding adenylate/guanylate cyclase domain-containing protein — protein sequence MINPSNSDKTQLDALISHGMSNRQTNNNLAESYKEQRQSFLLKRLQLQAQIMLVAGLTLIAFFLWANSYLEAKIYAFKIGIVVELFTLICWGLCKTPIGRRHPDLIFLSLCWAVTCVVQIDIALLFNNLEPRSNIWTLMFLTQATIIPVQWWMHLISQLGTIICYLTLYLLYNPILKNPSAFYAEQGLYFFWTCIICVFSVFLYERLRKKEFYARKAMELAQQKSERLLLNILPGMIAEQLKQQPTTIADSFMEVTVLFADIVGFTELSARTSPTELVEFLNTIFCLFDQLAEVHGVEKIKTIGDAYMAVAGLPNQSNDHASAIANMALDMQNSIAIFNAENNQLFSIRIGISTGPVVAGVIGLKKFAYDLWGDTVNTASRMESHGIAGSIQVCEATYQLLKDKYLFHKRGLIQVKGKGKMMTYILKEVNYKN from the coding sequence ATGATTAATCCAAGTAACTCAGATAAAACCCAATTAGATGCGCTCATTAGTCACGGAATGTCCAATCGGCAAACTAACAATAACCTTGCCGAATCCTACAAAGAACAGCGACAGAGCTTTCTTCTGAAACGGCTGCAATTGCAGGCGCAGATTATGCTGGTAGCGGGCTTGACTTTAATCGCTTTTTTCCTTTGGGCAAATTCATATCTAGAAGCCAAGATATACGCTTTTAAAATTGGGATTGTCGTAGAATTATTCACTCTTATTTGTTGGGGTTTATGTAAAACTCCTATCGGTCGTCGCCATCCTGACTTAATTTTTTTGAGTTTATGCTGGGCTGTAACTTGTGTTGTCCAAATTGATATAGCTTTATTGTTTAATAATCTGGAACCTAGAAGCAATATTTGGACTCTGATGTTTCTTACTCAGGCTACAATTATACCAGTTCAATGGTGGATGCATTTAATATCTCAACTCGGAACAATAATTTGCTATTTAACCTTATATTTATTATATAATCCTATATTGAAGAATCCATCAGCTTTTTATGCTGAACAAGGATTATACTTTTTTTGGACTTGCATAATTTGTGTATTTTCTGTATTCTTATACGAACGCTTGAGAAAAAAAGAATTTTATGCACGTAAAGCAATGGAACTGGCGCAGCAAAAATCGGAACGGCTGCTACTAAATATTCTGCCAGGGATGATTGCGGAACAATTAAAACAACAGCCTACAACTATTGCTGATAGTTTTATGGAAGTTACGGTATTATTTGCCGACATTGTTGGTTTTACAGAGCTTTCAGCTCGTACATCTCCTACAGAATTAGTAGAGTTCTTAAATACAATATTCTGTTTGTTTGACCAATTAGCAGAAGTTCATGGAGTAGAGAAAATCAAGACTATTGGCGACGCATATATGGCTGTTGCCGGATTGCCAAATCAGTCTAACGATCATGCTTCAGCAATAGCAAATATGGCGTTGGATATGCAAAATTCTATAGCTATATTTAATGCAGAAAATAATCAATTATTTAGCATCCGTATTGGCATTAGTACAGGGCCAGTTGTGGCGGGAGTGATTGGTCTGAAAAAGTTTGCTTACGATCTCTGGGGAGATACAGTAAATACTGCTAGTAGAATGGAATCACATGGAATAGCTGGTAGTATCCAGGTTTGTGAAGCAACTTATCAACTTTTAAAAGATAAATACTTATTCCATAAGCGAGGTTTAATTCAGGTTAAAGGCAAAGGAAAAATGATGACTTATATCCTCAAAGAAGTTAATTATAAAAATTAA
- a CDS encoding PAS domain S-box protein: MKGTRSLLAPYAVALLAVSSTLLLTLLLQPLLKPTIFLLFFAAVAVSAWYGGMEAGLLATALSTLTVSYFFLEPVFSLSVASLDNIRRLGLFVLVTTFITLLNSELRTAKQHLQMSLQKLKLSEAKFRRLVESNIIGVIVANMDGAIAEANDAFLRMVGYSQEDLVAGRVRWRDLISAKYIEANNSAMPTAGYAYAELKTKDVCQPFENEYICKDQNCVPILLSSALLENNSNDIISFVLDLSERKQVELALCQSEERYRAFLEQSSEGIWCIELEVPISPDCPADEQIQHFYQYVYLAECNNVMAQMYGCSRTEEIINARLGDFLVPSDPHNIAYLRNFIRSNYRLIDAESHEIDKQGNSKYFLNNLVGIVENGLLVRAWGTQRDITERKRAEAALCQREDELRLITNAVPVQISYVDTQQRYRFNNKGYEDWFGLSASEIHGKHIKEILGESVYQSILPYVEAVLSGEQVTYETQLPHKDGTHHYINVNYVPQFNQQGKVEGFVALITDITLHKLAEAALKQSEKRLKTLTEKVRIIPWEVNATTGNFTYVGPQTIEILGYPLSDWYIDDFWAKHIHPEDREWAIQYCQESSLTLNNYEFEYRMLAADGRIVWLYDIVNVVRDDNGPQMLHGFMLDITDRKQAEQEREQLLEREQVARADAETANRMKDEFLATLSHELRTPLNAILGWTQLLRSRKFDEATTARALETIERNTRSLTQLIEDVLDVSRIIRGTLHLSMHRVKLVPLLEAAIDTVRPAAEAKEISINCRFDGEVGVIVGDVNRLQQVVWNLLSNAVKFTPKGGRVDVQLERIESSVQIRVSDTGMGIAAEFLPHVFERFRQADSSITRSHGGLGLGLAIVRHLVELHGGTVSVESPGIGQGATFIVNLPMKAVYVEANAAEQLSAVVNIQEVNNYLPRLDDLRVLIVDDEEDARHLLTTILEQYGAQVIAVASASDALLALQKVCPHIMVSDIGMPQEDGYALIRQVRALPAERGGRVPAVALTAYARAEDRTQALLAGFQLHVPKPVNPAELAAVVANLTGRT, translated from the coding sequence TTGAAAGGAACACGTTCCCTTCTAGCACCCTATGCTGTTGCACTATTGGCTGTTAGTAGCACATTGCTACTAACACTATTGCTACAGCCACTACTGAAACCAACTATATTCCTGCTGTTTTTTGCTGCCGTGGCGGTTAGTGCTTGGTATGGTGGTATGGAAGCAGGGTTGCTGGCTACTGCTTTATCTACTTTAACCGTTAGCTATTTTTTCTTAGAGCCAGTGTTTTCGCTCTCGGTTGCGAGTCTAGACAACATCAGACGGTTAGGCTTGTTTGTTCTGGTGACAACATTCATCACCTTGCTAAACTCAGAGTTACGCACTGCTAAACAACATCTTCAAATGAGTTTGCAGAAGTTAAAACTGAGTGAGGCAAAGTTTAGAAGGTTGGTAGAGTCCAACATTATTGGGGTAATTGTAGCCAATATGGATGGAGCGATCGCAGAAGCGAATGATGCTTTTTTACGAATGGTAGGTTATTCGCAAGAAGATTTAGTTGCCGGGCGGGTTCGATGGCGCGATTTGATCTCAGCAAAATATATTGAAGCAAACAACAGTGCGATGCCTACGGCGGGCTACGCCTACGCAGAACTTAAAACCAAAGATGTGTGTCAGCCTTTTGAAAACGAATACATCTGCAAAGATCAGAACTGTGTTCCGATCCTGCTAAGTTCTGCTTTGTTAGAAAATAATTCTAACGATATTATCTCTTTTGTCCTTGATTTAAGCGAACGCAAACAGGTAGAGCTTGCCCTATGCCAAAGCGAAGAACGCTACCGCGCTTTTTTAGAGCAGAGTTCAGAAGGTATTTGGTGCATTGAACTAGAAGTACCAATTTCGCCAGACTGTCCAGCAGATGAACAAATTCAACATTTTTACCAATATGTTTACTTAGCCGAATGCAACAATGTGATGGCGCAGATGTATGGCTGTTCTCGTACCGAAGAAATTATCAACGCCAGACTAGGAGATTTTCTCGTTCCCTCCGATCCACATAATATTGCATACCTGCGTAATTTTATCCGTTCTAACTACCGATTAATCGATGCAGAGTCTCACGAAATAGATAAGCAAGGTAATTCCAAATATTTTTTGAATAATCTGGTGGGAATTGTCGAAAATGGGCTTTTAGTTAGAGCCTGGGGAACTCAACGCGATATCACAGAACGCAAGCGAGCCGAAGCAGCACTGTGTCAACGAGAAGATGAACTGCGGCTAATTACAAATGCTGTACCCGTCCAGATTTCTTATGTTGATACCCAGCAGCGTTATCGCTTTAATAACAAGGGATATGAAGATTGGTTTGGGCTATCCGCTTCCGAAATTCATGGTAAACACATTAAAGAAATTCTCGGAGAGTCGGTTTATCAGTCAATTCTTCCTTATGTAGAAGCAGTACTTTCAGGAGAACAAGTAACTTACGAAACCCAATTACCCCATAAAGATGGCACACACCATTACATAAATGTAAATTACGTTCCCCAGTTCAATCAGCAAGGAAAAGTTGAAGGATTTGTTGCCCTAATCACAGATATTACACTTCACAAATTAGCAGAAGCAGCACTAAAACAGAGCGAGAAACGGTTAAAGACACTCACCGAAAAAGTCCGCATAATTCCTTGGGAGGTAAATGCCACTACCGGAAATTTTACTTATGTAGGGCCGCAAACCATTGAGATTCTTGGCTATCCATTATCAGACTGGTACATCGATGATTTCTGGGCAAAACATATACATCCAGAAGATCGAGAATGGGCTATCCAGTATTGTCAAGAATCTTCTTTAACACTGAATAATTATGAATTTGAATACAGAATGTTAGCTGCTGATGGCAGAATTGTCTGGCTATATGACATTGTTAATGTCGTGCGGGATGATAATGGGCCGCAGATGCTACATGGATTTATGCTCGATATTACCGATCGCAAACAAGCAGAGCAAGAACGCGAACAATTGCTTGAACGCGAACAAGTAGCACGGGCTGATGCAGAAACTGCAAACCGGATGAAAGATGAATTTCTCGCCACCCTCTCCCACGAACTTCGCACACCCTTAAACGCCATATTAGGTTGGACGCAGCTACTTAGGAGTCGCAAGTTTGATGAGGCTACAACTGCACGGGCGTTAGAAACAATTGAGCGTAATACTAGATCCTTGACGCAACTGATTGAAGATGTTTTAGATGTATCACGAATTATTAGAGGTACACTTCATCTAAGTATGCATCGGGTAAAACTTGTACCACTTTTAGAGGCGGCAATCGATACTGTGCGCCCAGCAGCCGAGGCTAAAGAAATTAGCATCAACTGTAGATTTGATGGTGAAGTTGGGGTAATTGTGGGTGATGTCAACCGCTTGCAACAGGTTGTGTGGAATTTGCTCTCCAATGCCGTCAAGTTTACACCCAAGGGTGGAAGAGTTGATGTGCAATTGGAACGAATTGAATCTTCTGTGCAAATTCGAGTTAGCGATACAGGAATGGGGATTGCTGCTGAATTTCTCCCCCATGTATTTGAGCGCTTCCGTCAAGCTGACAGTTCGATTACGCGATCGCACGGCGGATTAGGATTAGGGTTAGCGATCGTCCGCCACTTGGTAGAATTACACGGTGGCACAGTCTCTGTAGAAAGTCCAGGAATCGGACAGGGAGCAACATTCATTGTTAATCTGCCCATGAAAGCCGTTTATGTAGAAGCTAATGCAGCAGAGCAGCTTTCAGCTGTGGTCAATATCCAAGAGGTTAACAATTACCTGCCCAGGCTAGACGACTTGCGAGTGCTGATCGTTGATGATGAGGAAGACGCGCGTCATTTACTCACCACAATTCTAGAACAGTATGGGGCGCAAGTTATAGCAGTTGCATCTGCAAGTGATGCACTGCTTGCTTTACAAAAAGTTTGTCCTCATATAATGGTGAGCGACATCGGTATGCCACAAGAAGATGGCTATGCACTAATTCGGCAAGTGAGGGCGCTACCAGCAGAACGAGGAGGGCGGGTTCCAGCAGTGGCGTTGACAGCTTATGCTAGAGCGGAAGATCGGACGCAAGCTTTGTTAGCAGGCTTTCAACTCCACGTTCCCAAGCCAGTGAATCCCGCCGAGTTAGCTGCTGTAGTTGCCAACCTCACTGGACGCACTTGA
- a CDS encoding tetratricopeptide repeat protein, giving the protein MSDSLPLRDRYLALIDEIVESTLKGKISSVDMVYQMLLKGITSGTGEVFELVLSDRLNALQSQVDSEKDELKKGKATRSLRAIKTIQSQWQRWQEQNKTTVAIASAVTEITTATADERLATFLRITDPNQKYPLNLQQLQQLSKALQQFAQADADLQQFSEGITRGLASWQRLQDNLLSWMYEQKEALGFGGVPGERGPWASWAKQLNSELPKALLRTLAMEESAIEFAQRQRGITLRDWVEMALILQFLQRGLINWFDQQAYDVKAGPKLSISTFLTFAVIWSQLASGFASIGTVYADACSQIMLQILRTFAQRPYFPFYGGIFASFTGTYLRDALDYLDEPLRRGEGTQEKARILTLLGYSQRALGQYQRSIDFHQQALEIARNAGDRACEIANLNHLSRTYVQQQNYAEAINYSQRALILSRQAGDRTGEANALVNLGYSEVMQAQELENLEPETYESAINYLEQGLKLSEKLGDIQSKALCVSSLGIAYLVIGEHQTAIKYLEDGFKTAQVSGDLYLQGRNLAYLAEAYYHLQNAEKTVYTGCLGMYLLEQIASNEWRQAAGLLTILQGQIGTEAFQNFLQQHRPKIIAVIGVDGYDYIPKLLEVYKQDM; this is encoded by the coding sequence GTGTCAGATTCTCTGCCATTGCGCGATCGCTATCTTGCCTTAATCGATGAAATTGTCGAAAGCACCCTTAAGGGCAAAATTAGCTCTGTTGATATGGTGTATCAAATGCTGCTTAAAGGAATTACTTCCGGTACAGGGGAAGTCTTTGAGTTAGTTTTGAGCGATCGCCTGAATGCTCTCCAAAGCCAAGTAGATAGTGAAAAAGACGAACTCAAGAAAGGCAAGGCTACTCGCAGTTTGAGAGCCATTAAGACCATTCAAAGCCAATGGCAACGTTGGCAAGAGCAAAACAAAACAACAGTTGCGATCGCTTCCGCCGTTACAGAAATTACCACAGCCACAGCTGACGAGCGTCTAGCGACATTTTTACGGATTACTGACCCCAATCAGAAGTATCCGCTAAATTTGCAACAGCTACAGCAATTATCAAAAGCGTTACAGCAATTTGCCCAGGCAGATGCTGATTTACAACAGTTTTCCGAAGGGATTACCCGTGGTTTAGCTTCTTGGCAGCGATTGCAAGACAACTTGCTCAGTTGGATGTACGAGCAAAAAGAAGCTTTAGGATTTGGCGGCGTACCTGGAGAACGTGGCCCTTGGGCAAGTTGGGCTAAACAACTCAATAGTGAGTTACCCAAAGCACTGCTTCGCACTTTAGCGATGGAAGAATCAGCAATTGAGTTTGCCCAGCGACAACGAGGAATCACCCTCAGAGATTGGGTGGAAATGGCATTAATTTTACAGTTCTTGCAACGGGGACTAATTAACTGGTTTGACCAACAAGCTTACGATGTTAAAGCCGGGCCAAAGTTGTCCATTTCCACTTTTTTGACCTTTGCAGTGATTTGGAGTCAATTAGCCAGTGGTTTTGCAAGTATTGGCACAGTATACGCCGATGCCTGTTCTCAAATCATGCTCCAGATTTTGCGAACCTTTGCCCAGCGTCCATATTTTCCCTTTTACGGCGGGATTTTTGCCTCTTTCACTGGCACTTATTTGCGAGATGCCCTCGATTATTTGGATGAACCATTGCGACGGGGTGAGGGAACTCAGGAAAAAGCGCGAATTTTGACCCTTTTAGGTTATTCGCAGCGTGCTTTAGGACAATACCAGCGCTCAATCGATTTTCATCAGCAGGCGTTAGAGATAGCTAGGAATGCAGGCGATCGCGCTTGTGAAATTGCCAATCTCAACCACCTCAGCCGTACTTATGTGCAACAGCAAAATTATGCTGAAGCAATTAACTACAGCCAACGAGCATTAATATTGAGTCGGCAAGCAGGCGATCGTACAGGCGAAGCAAACGCGCTAGTAAATTTAGGTTACAGCGAAGTTATGCAAGCTCAAGAACTCGAAAATCTAGAACCCGAAACTTATGAATCTGCAATTAACTATTTGGAACAAGGTTTAAAATTATCAGAAAAATTAGGTGATATTCAAAGTAAAGCTTTATGTGTCAGCAGCTTAGGAATCGCTTATCTAGTAATTGGTGAACACCAAACTGCAATTAAATATCTTGAAGATGGTTTTAAAACAGCGCAAGTTTCTGGCGATTTGTATCTGCAAGGGCGGAACTTAGCTTATTTAGCCGAAGCTTATTATCATCTCCAAAATGCTGAAAAAACCGTTTACACAGGATGTTTGGGAATGTATCTTTTGGAGCAAATTGCTTCTAATGAGTGGCGGCAAGCAGCAGGATTGCTGACAATTTTACAGGGGCAAATTGGGACAGAAGCTTTCCAAAATTTCTTACAACAACATCGCCCTAAAATCATTGCAGTTATCGGTGTAGATGGATATGATTACATTCCAAAATTATTAGAAGTATATAAGCAAGATATGTAA